From Rhizobium sp. NZLR1, a single genomic window includes:
- the tilS gene encoding tRNA lysidine(34) synthetase TilS, with protein MSPEVRSPQEAILQFLSSLQSPARILVAISGGSDSTGLLLLLDEAVKAAPHLKISLCAATVDHALRAGSADEAHTAAALCTSRGIPHTIATWQGDKPRTGIMAAAREARYGLLAEAAAAFGADLIVTAHTLDDQRETLAMRGMRTEQASTGIADAVLFNRHFWVLRQLLFSSRADIRSFLKERGVPWIDDPSNEDVKYERVRIRRQLSAGAGPEKNIRRAWEERLALSAKAAEWLDRHFRLHGGLLGQVMPDGLRRDRAVLDYALGRLTGVFGGQPFAPGRAHMERILAFATGSQPARMTAGRVVFDLRRDGLYLTRESRGILPLVLRPGEAGVWDGRFFVRNGVARPIVVEAASHSPSFLSLGSSPRTGMREHHFEHLPKAAWNRAIASAPALSAEGALLSQEYARMVDLTPYFAPFDRFLTRFDFIFADRLSAVFVTAPYPRPPLRSIDGKTI; from the coding sequence ATGTCTCCGGAAGTCCGATCGCCGCAAGAGGCGATCCTCCAGTTTCTCTCGTCCCTTCAAAGCCCTGCACGCATTCTCGTCGCGATATCGGGCGGCAGTGATTCCACCGGCCTGCTTCTCCTCCTCGACGAAGCCGTGAAGGCCGCGCCTCATCTCAAAATATCCCTATGCGCTGCGACCGTCGACCATGCGTTGCGCGCCGGCTCCGCAGACGAGGCGCATACAGCTGCAGCCCTCTGCACATCACGCGGCATTCCCCACACCATCGCGACCTGGCAGGGCGACAAGCCGAGAACCGGCATCATGGCCGCGGCCCGCGAGGCGCGTTACGGCCTTCTGGCCGAAGCGGCGGCAGCGTTTGGCGCCGATCTCATCGTCACCGCCCATACACTCGACGACCAGCGCGAAACACTTGCCATGCGCGGCATGCGAACGGAGCAGGCCTCGACCGGCATTGCCGATGCGGTGCTCTTCAACCGGCATTTTTGGGTCCTGCGGCAGCTTCTCTTTTCCAGCCGGGCGGATATCCGCTCTTTCCTGAAAGAGCGGGGCGTGCCGTGGATCGACGATCCGAGCAATGAGGATGTGAAGTACGAGCGCGTGCGAATCCGCCGGCAGCTGTCGGCCGGTGCGGGTCCGGAGAAAAATATCCGCAGGGCCTGGGAAGAGCGACTGGCGCTTTCGGCCAAGGCCGCGGAATGGCTGGACCGTCATTTCAGGCTTCACGGCGGCCTGCTCGGGCAGGTGATGCCTGACGGGTTGCGGCGGGATCGGGCAGTCCTCGACTATGCGCTCGGCCGTCTGACAGGCGTTTTCGGCGGGCAGCCGTTTGCCCCGGGGAGGGCGCATATGGAGCGTATCCTTGCATTTGCCACCGGCAGCCAGCCGGCACGGATGACCGCCGGCAGGGTGGTGTTCGATCTCAGGCGTGACGGGCTTTATCTCACACGCGAAAGCCGGGGGATTTTGCCGCTGGTGTTGCGGCCGGGAGAGGCGGGTGTTTGGGATGGGAGGTTTTTTGTGCGCAACGGAGTGGCCAGACCAATCGTCGTCGAGGCCGCATCACACTCCCCCTCATTCCTGTCCCTCGGGTCAAGCCCGAGGACAGGAATGAGGGAACATCATTTTGAGCACCTTCCCAAGGCGGCATGGAACCGCGCCATAGCCTCAGCACCGGCTTTATCCGCCGAAGGAGCGCTTTTATCTCAGGAATATGCCCGCATGGTCGACCTCACGCCCTATTTCGCACCGTTCGACCGCTTTTTGACACGATTTGATTTCATCTTTGCCGATAGGCTTTCGGCGGTTTTCGTAACGGCGCCCTATCCGAGGCCGCCTTTAAGAAGTATTGACGGAAAAACCATCTGA
- the pal gene encoding peptidoglycan-associated lipoprotein Pal: MSRIHTPAMSRMQNFARNPVMIALVAGLALASCAKKPPNSAGDLGLGSGAGGSATPGSAQDFTVNVGDRIFFDTDSSSIRADASQTLDRQAQWLGRYPNYQITVEGHADERGTREYNLALGARRAAAAKDYLASRGVPAQRLKTISYGKERPVAVCDDISCWSQNRRAVTVLGGAGM; the protein is encoded by the coding sequence ATGAGCCGAATTCATACCCCGGCAATGAGCCGCATGCAGAATTTCGCCCGCAACCCCGTCATGATCGCGCTTGTCGCCGGTCTCGCGCTTGCGAGCTGCGCCAAGAAGCCGCCGAACAGCGCCGGCGATCTCGGCCTCGGCTCCGGCGCGGGTGGCTCCGCAACGCCGGGCTCGGCCCAGGACTTCACGGTCAATGTCGGCGACCGCATCTTCTTCGATACCGACTCCTCGTCGATCCGTGCCGATGCTTCGCAGACGCTCGACCGTCAGGCCCAATGGCTCGGCCGCTACCCGAACTACCAGATCACCGTCGAAGGCCATGCCGACGAACGCGGTACGCGCGAATACAACCTCGCGCTCGGTGCCCGCCGTGCGGCCGCCGCCAAGGATTATCTTGCTTCGCGGGGCGTTCCGGCGCAGCGCCTGAAGACGATTTCCTACGGCAAGGAACGTCCGGTTGCCGTCTGCGACGATATTTCCTGCTGGTCGCAGAACCGCCGCGCAGTCACGGTTCTCGGCGGCGCCGGCATGTAA
- the ybgF gene encoding tol-pal system protein YbgF produces MKKLVVAGMLCLAAVTGSERTAYSASFFGLHLGGRSAENPSALPVVKVQSGDAEVRVQQLEEQLRQLNGRIEEMSFQLLQMQETIRKQQEDNEFRFQQLEKTGASGGGAKAPVKKSETDVAPAASGGDDIAKVIQAPQGAETAPSTDVPANSGLGQPPKELGSIDFDQKGNAIGGSVDENAGIGSGPVPNTANPQQTASLGGEADQYKSAYGHVLSGDYSTAEQEFTQYITRYPSSARAADANFWLGEALYSQGKYNEAAKTFLNAHQKYGTSEKAPEMLLKLGMSLAALDNTETACATLREVSKRYPKASRAVISKVASEQKRLAC; encoded by the coding sequence ATGAAGAAACTTGTCGTGGCAGGCATGCTGTGCCTCGCGGCCGTGACCGGGAGCGAGCGGACGGCCTATTCGGCCTCGTTCTTCGGGCTGCATCTCGGCGGTCGATCCGCGGAAAACCCGTCGGCGCTGCCGGTCGTCAAGGTGCAGAGCGGCGATGCCGAGGTCCGCGTGCAGCAGCTCGAAGAGCAACTGCGGCAGCTGAACGGCCGGATCGAGGAGATGAGCTTCCAGCTGCTGCAGATGCAGGAGACGATCCGCAAGCAGCAGGAAGACAATGAATTCCGCTTCCAGCAGTTGGAAAAGACGGGTGCCAGCGGCGGCGGTGCCAAGGCTCCTGTCAAGAAGAGCGAGACCGACGTCGCTCCGGCAGCTTCCGGCGGCGATGACATCGCCAAGGTGATCCAAGCACCGCAGGGAGCCGAAACGGCTCCCTCCACCGACGTGCCTGCCAATAGCGGCCTCGGCCAACCGCCGAAGGAGCTCGGCTCGATCGATTTCGATCAGAAGGGCAATGCGATCGGCGGAAGTGTCGATGAAAATGCGGGGATCGGCTCCGGCCCGGTTCCCAATACCGCTAATCCGCAGCAGACCGCATCGCTCGGTGGTGAAGCGGACCAGTACAAGTCGGCCTATGGTCACGTCTTGTCCGGCGATTACAGCACGGCCGAACAGGAATTCACCCAGTACATCACCCGCTACCCGAGCAGCGCGCGGGCGGCGGACGCCAATTTCTGGCTTGGCGAAGCGCTCTATTCGCAGGGCAAGTACAATGAGGCGGCCAAAACCTTCCTCAATGCACATCAGAAATACGGCACATCAGAAAAGGCGCCTGAAATGCTGTTGAAACTCGGCATGTCGCTTGCTGCGCTCGACAATACCGAGACGGCCTGTGCGACGCTGCGCGAAGTCTCGAAGCGTTATCCCAAGGCTTCGCGTGCCGTCATAAGCAAGGTTGCGAGCGAACAGAAGCGCCTCGCCTGCTAA